The following coding sequences lie in one Primulina huaijiensis isolate GDHJ02 chromosome 2, ASM1229523v2, whole genome shotgun sequence genomic window:
- the LOC140960370 gene encoding aquaporin NIP2-1-like → MIYAVGHVSGAHMNPAVTLAFAAVRHFPWKQVPFYWAAQFTGATLSGFTLHVLLNPIKHVGTTSPSGSDLQALIMEIVVTFSMMFVTSAVATDTKAVGELAGIAVGSAVCITSVLAGPISGGSMNPARTIGPAIASGYYKGFWVYIVGPVCGTLLGAWSYNFIRVSDKPVHALTPHSFSFKLRRMRSNEENTIANHDNLNNI, encoded by the exons ATGATCTATGCTGTTGGACATGTTTCTGGTGCGCATATGAATCCGGCGGTAACCCTGGCTTTTGCGGCCGTCAGACACTTTCCCTGGAAACAG GTACCATTTTATTGGGCAGCACAATTTACAGGAGCAACCTTGTCCGGATTCACACTTCATGTGTTATTAAACCCGATAAAACATGTGGGAACTACATCACCTTCGGGAAGTGACCTTCAGGCTCTAATCATGGAGATTGTGGTAACTTTTTCGATGATGTTTGTGACCTCAGCAGTAGCAACAGACACCAAAGCT GTCGGGGAGCTTGCAGGCATCGCTGTAGGTTCTGCTGTGTGCATCACTTCAGTTTTAGCAGG GCCAATATCGGGAGGTTCGATGAACCCAGCCAGGACGATTGGGCCTGCAATCGCTAGCGGTTACTACAAGGGGTTTTGGGTGTACATCGTCGGCCCCGTCTGCGGGACGTTATTGGGGGCATGGTCATATAACTTCATCCGCGTTTCGGACAAGCCGGTTCATGCTTTAACACCTCATTCATTCTCGTTCAAACTTCGCAGAATGAGGAGCAATGAAGAGAACACAATCGCAAATCACGACAATCTTAACAATATTTGA